A window of Rhododendron vialii isolate Sample 1 chromosome 11a, ASM3025357v1 contains these coding sequences:
- the LOC131308274 gene encoding uncharacterized protein LOC131308274: MVVCKCRKATKLYCFVHKVPVCGECICFPEHQICVVRTYSEWVIDGEYDWPPKCCLCHTGIKEGTDPQTTRLGCLHIMHTNCLVSHIKSFPPHTAPAGYACPACSTPIWPPKSVKDSGSRLHSKLKEAIIQTGLEKNLFGNHPVSLLATELRNPPPAFSSDPLIHVSATGGSTSLLGIDAGAVSSDIVEIDSPSSNHPNFTKSASPSGPATTTRKSAFQGDRQNSEISYYADDEDANQKKYTRRGTFRHKFLRALLPFWSSALPTLPVTAPPRKDASNADEVPQGRARHQKSSRMDPRKILLIIAIMACMATMGILYYRIAQRGFGEELPDDEQAAI, from the exons ATGGTGGTCTGCAAATGCCGCAAG GCAACGAAGTTGTACTGTTTCGTACACAAGGTTCCTGTTTGTGGAGAATGCATATGTTTCCCGGAGCACCAAATATGTGTG GTCCGAACTTACTCAGAATGGGTAATAGATGGAGAATATGATTGGCCTCCTAAATGCTGCCTCTGTCATACTGGTATCAAAGAGGGGACTGATCCTCAAACTACTCGGTTGGGTTGCTTGC ATATTATGCATACAAATTGCTTGGTTTCACATATTAAAAGTTTCCCTCCACACACTGCTCCAGCTGGATATGCCTGCCCTGCCTGTTCCACCCCG ATATGGCCTCCGAAAAGTGTTAAAGATTCTGGATCTCGACTTCATTCAAAGCTTAAGGAAGCAATCATCCAG ACTGGTCTAGAAAAGAATTTGTTTGGCAATCATCCAGTTTCCTTGCTGGCAACGGAATTGCGCAACCCTCCTCCTGCTTTTTCTTCGGACCCTCTGATACATGTATCTGCCACCGGAGGCAGCACATCTTTACTTGGAATAGATGCTGGAGCAGTCTCCAGTGATATTGTGGAGATAGATAGCCCTAGTTCTAATCACCCCAATTTCACGAAAAGTGCAAGTCCTTCTGGT CCTGCCACTACGACGAGAAAGAGTGCATTCCAAGGTGATAGGcaaaattctgaaatttcatATTATGCCGATGATGAAGATGCGAATCAGAAGAAGTACACGCGAAGGG GTACTTTCCGCCATAAGTTTCTTCGGGCATTGCTTCCTTTCTGGTCGAGTGCGTTACCAACTCTACCAGTAACGGCACCGCCTCGAAAAGATGCATCAAATGCAGATGAAGTCCCACAGGGTCGTGCACGGCATCAAAAATCTTCAAGGATGGATCCAAGAAAAATCCTTCTCATCATAGCTATCAT GGCATGCATGGCTACTATGGGTATCCTGTACTACAGAATCGCGCAGCGTGGTTTTGGGGAGGAGTTACCTGACGATGAGCAAGCAGCGATTTAG